The genomic interval CTGGTAAAAAACCTATTCTTGGAGTATGTCTAGGGCAGCAGGCGATAGGAGAAGTTTTTGGAGGTTCACTTGTTAATCTTGAAAATGTTTTTCATGGAGTGGCAACAAAAGTTAATATATGCCATTCAGACACGGTACTTTTTAAAGATCTTGGCTCACAAATTGAAGTGGGTAGATATCATTCTTGGGTAGTTTCTGCTCAAGATTTTCCTAGCGTTTTAGAAGTGACCGCAGTAGATGAGAATAATCAAATTATGGCATTACGCCATAGAGAATATGATATAAGTGCAGTACAATTTCACCCAGAATCTGTACTCACTCCAGATGGTAAAAAGATGATTAAAAATTGGGTAACTCACTAAAACTTTTATTTATGAAAAAAGTACTCTTTATAGCAACACTAGCAGCAATAGTAAGTAGTTGTGTGAGCAAGCAATCTAGCTCAAATCGAGAATCTTCATCAGAACCTAATGTTATTATAGAGTCACAACCAGAACCCCTTAAAGAAGTTGTAAGTGAAGAGAAACTGGAACCTTATAAAAAACTTATTTTCAACACTAAATTAAGTGTAAGTCCTTCACAGACACATTGGGTTTTATTTTCAAATGGTACATTTATCTCATTTCCATCTGGCACTTCTGTAAAGGATATGGAAAAAAGCGCCCTAGGAATATTACAGCGCTTTAACAATGATAAACTTAGAGTTTCAAAATCTCCTTTAGTAAAAGGTTGGATCGCACGTACATCCAAAGGGATTAACAATTTTATATCCCAAAAACAAATCGGTGATCGGATAATTTCACCTACTGAGTTGGCAGTTCTAGGAAATAGCAACATCAATAAAGACAAAACAGAGTTACTCATTGTTCATGTAAACAATAAGAAACGATAATTAAAAATACGCTTTCGCGAAAGCACAACATCAGACCATATTACAACTATGAAAGAAATACTAAATAGACTCATTAATCACGACCGACTTACTAAGTCAGAAAGTCGGGAGGTATTAGTTAATATTTCTGAAGGAAAATATAACTCAAATCAGATTTCTGCTTTTTTGACAGTTTATATGATGCGTAGTATAACCGTTGAAGAGCTTGAAGGTTTTAGAGACGCACTATTAGGTCTATGTCGTGCCGTTGACTTTTCAGACTATAATGCCATTGACCTCTGTGGGACAGGAGGCGATGGAAAAAACACCTTCAACATCTCTACACTTTCAAGTTTTGTAACCGCAGGTGCAGGGGTAAATGTAACAAAGCATGGTAATTACGGGGTAAGTTCTGTGTCTGGAAGTAGTAATGTGATGGAACATCTGGGTATTAAATTCAGCAATGATAAAAACTTTCTCAAACGTTCAATGGACGAAGTAGGAATGTGTGTATTGCATGCGCCCCTCTTCCACCCTGCTATGAAAAATGTAGCACCCATACGCCGTGAACTAGGAGTAAAGACCTTCTTTAACATGTTAGGACCCATGGTTAATCCTGCATTTCCTAGAAATCAGCTAGTAGGAGTTTTTGATTTGGAGCTTGCTAGAATGTATGGCTATTTATATCAAAAAGGAGGCAAAAACTTTACGATACTTCATGCCTTAGACGGTTATGATGAAATCTCGTTAACAGGTGCTACAAAAGCAATTACAAACCATACAGAGTTAATGCTTACACCAAGTGACTTTGGGGTAGAAGCACACCAGCAAAGCGACATTTATGGAGGAGAAAGTGTAGAATCATCTGCAAAAATTTTTATGAAAGTTATTTCTGGAAAAGGAACAGATGCACAAAATAATGTAGTTTGCGCTAATGCGGGAATGGCAATCGCAACGGTAGAAGGCTTGACTCCAAAACAGGGGTTCGAAAAAGCTAAAGAAACCTTACTTTCTGGAAAAGCTGCTACTAAATTGAGGCAATTACAAAAATTGAGTGCTTAATGGATATACTTGAAAGAATTACAATTGATAAAATAAGAGAGGTAGCTTTGAGAAAAAGTATGATTTCTATTAGTCAACTCGAGGCATCCTCACTATTTGAAAGAGAGACAGTATCTCTTGCCACAGCCATTAAAAACGGTTCTGGAATTATTGCAGAGCACAAAAGAAGATCACCTAGTAAATCGGTAATTAATAATAGTTTGAGCGTACAAGATGTGGCGTTAGGCTATGAAGATGCTGGTGCTAGCGGCATGTCTGTGCTTACAGATGGAAAATACTTTGGTGGATCGCTAGATGATTTGGTTCTAGCCAGAGCGGCGACAAAATTCCCACTCTTACGTAAGGAGTTTATCGTAAATGAATATCAAATTTTAGAAGCTAAAGCTTATGGAGCAGATGCTATTTTGTTGATTGCTGCTACGCTTTCGCGAAAGCAAATAGAACAGTTTTCAACATTTGCCAAAGAGTTAGGACTTGATGTTTTATGTGAATCTCACAATGAAGAAGAGCTACACAACTCCCTCACCGAGACGGTAGACCTCATTGGAATTAACAATAGAAATTTAAAAACTTTTGAAGTAAGTATTGATACTAGTAAGGAGTTAAGCAAACTTATACCAGAAGACTTTATCAAAGTTTCAGAGAGCGGTATCAACTCGGTAGCGGCAATAAAAGAACTGCAGCCTTACGGTTTTAAAGGATTTTTAATAGGAGAAAATTTTATGAAAACTGATAATCCTGGAGCTGCTGCTCAGGATTTTATAAAGCAATTATAATTATGAAACTCAAAGTTTGCGGTATGAAATTTAATACAAAAGAAGTCGCGGTACTGCAGCCAGACTATCTTGGCTTTATATTTTATGAAAAAAGCAAACGTAATTTTGAGGATGCAGAAATACCAAACCTACCTAAGAGTATTCAAAAAGTAGGTGTTTTTGTAGATGCTGAGTACGCTTTCGCGAAAGCGAACATATTAGCACATAATTTAGATATCATTCAGCTTCATGGATCAGAATCACCCTTATACATTGAAGAATTAAAAAATGAGTTAAAACTAGCTGGCAAAGAAAACTTACAGTGGTGGAAGGTTTTTGGAATTGAGGATAGTTTTGATTTTAAGAAATTATTCCCCTACCAAAAGCATGTGGATGCATTTCTCTTTGACACTAAAGGAAAGGAGAAAGGCGGCAATGGGTATACCTTTGATTGGAGCGTACTAGAAGATTATAATTTGCAAACACCCATCGTTTTAAGCGGTGGTATAGGCTTAGACCAAATAGAAGGTCTAAAAAAGATATTGAAAACAGATTTGCCTATTACCGCAATCGACGTGAATAGCAAATTTGAAACAAAACCTGGTTTAAAAGTTATAGACGATCTAAAAGAATTAAAAAAATTGATGGATGTAAATCTGTAAAAGGCAATAAATGGCTATGAATACATTAGAAAAAGAAAAAAATTACCAGGTAGACGAGCAGGGTTATTACGGAGATTTTGGCGGAGCATTCATTCCAGAAATGCTATACCCCAATGTTGAAGAACTACGGTCTCAATATATCCAGATTATGGAAGAGCCCTCTTTCCAAAAGGAGTTTAAAGAGCTTTTAAAAGATTATGTAGGTCGACCTACTCCACTCTATTTTGCTGAACGTTTTAGCAAAAAGTATGGAGCAAAGATCTATTTAAAGAGAGAAGATCTTTGCCATACAGGAGCACATAAGGTAAATAACACAATCGGCCAGATTTTAATGGCAAAACGCCTAGGAAAAAATCGCATTATCGCCGAAACTGGCGCTGGACAGCATGGTGTTGCCACTGCTACCGTTTGTGCATTAATGGGTCTTGAATGTGTGGTCTATATGGGTGCGATAGATATCAAAAGACAAGCGCCTAATGTTGCCCGTATGAAAATGCTGGGTGCTACCGTAAAATCTGCAGAGTCTGGAAGTAAAACACTTAAAGATGCAACAAATGAAGCCATAAGAGACTGGATCAATAATCCTGTTGACACGCATTATATCATCGGTTCGGTAGTGGGACCTCATCCCTATCCAGATATGGTAGCTCGTTTTCAAGCCGTCATCTCTGAAGAGACTAAAAAACAGTTACTAGAGAAAGAAGGCCAAGAAAACCCAGATTATGTGGTAGCTTGTGTAGGTGGCGGGAGTAATGCAGCAGGCTTGTATTATCACTACTTAAACCAACCAGAGGTGGGCATCATCGCTGTAGAAGCAGCTGGAAAAGGCGTCGATTCTGGAGAAAGCGCCGCAACTTCTGCATTAGGAAGAGAGGGGATTATTCATGGGAGTAAAACCTTATTGATGCAAACAGATGACGGGCAAATTACAGAGCCGTATTCTATTTCCGCCGGCTTGGACTATCCAGGCGTGGGTCCAATGCACGCAAACTTGTATCGCTCGGGTCGCGGGGAGTTCATTTCTGTGACAGATGAGGATGCCATGAAGGCTGGAATTGAGCTCAGTAAGTTAGAAGGCATTATTCCTGCTATTGAAACAAGTCATGCGCTAGCAATTTTTGAAACTCGAAAATTCAAAAAAGATGATGTAATAGTGATCAATTTATCTGGCCGTGGGGACAAAGACCTCAACACCTATATCGAATATTTTAATCTTTAAATCTCGCTTTCGCGAAAGCTATGAATCGTATACAATTAAAATTAAAAGAAGATAAGAAATTACTGTCTCTCTATTTTACCGCTGGGTATCCAAAAATTGAAGACACGAGAACTATATTAAGTCAGCTGCAAGATAGCGGTGTAGATATGGTTGAAATTGGACTTCCTTTTTCAGATCCATTGGCAGATGGACCCACCATTCAAGCATCGAGCACTAAAGCGCTGCAAAATGGCATGACTACAGAAAAATTATTTAGTCAATTGGAAGGAGTGAGAGATGAAATCCATATCCCGCTCATTGTAATGGGCTATTTTAATCCTATGTTACAATATGGGGTTGAAAAATTCTGTAAGCGCTGCCAAGAAATTGGAATTGATGGAATTATCATGCCCGACCTCCCACTGGCGGAATATGAAAACAATTACAAAGCCATTTTTGAAAAATATGGTTTACTCAATGTATTTTTAATCACCCCGCAAACAAGTGATGGACGAATTAAGGCTATTGACAATGCAAGTGATGGCTTTATTTACATGGTAAGTAGCGCAAGTACTACCGGAGGAACCGATGGATTTAGCAATGAAACTGCCACTTATTTTGAACGCATTGCAAGCATGAACCTAAAAAACGAGCAAGTTGTAGGTTTTGGAATAAGCGATGCACAATCTTTTCAAGATGCAACACAATATCAAAAAGGAGCTATTATAGGAAGTGCTTTTATTAAACATATAACAGCACATGGAGCAAGTAGTGTGTCAGATTTTGTAAAGCAAATCAGATAATTACTACTTTAACCCAACACTAACAGTGACTTAACACCAATTAACAAGTGAGCTTTCTATCTTTAATCAAAATAAAAAAAGAAAATTATGGAACGCAAATTTGAAAGTAAGATAGATCAGAAAAACCCAACGAATCCAACGGGTAATGTCAATCAAGAAACTAATAAGTTTGACATTGATGAAAAAACGATAAAAGATCAACAGAACAAAAAATAAGTTCTACCGCATAAAAAAACCGCTCTTGAAGCGGTTTTTTTTATTTAAATTCTTACCGAATTGGGCACTAATTCTGTATAGTCGCCATTATTTCGTATTACATCTCGTACAATACTAGACGATATATAACTTTTACCTGAGCTGGTTAGTAAGAATACGGTTTCAATTTTTGATAATTTACGATTGGTATGTGCAATCGCCTTTTCAAATTCAAAATCGCCTGGGTTGCGTAACCCTCGCAATATAAACTCAGCATCTTGTTCCTTACAAAAATCTACTGTAAGTCCAGAATACGTCATTACTTTAATCTTCACTTCATTTTTAAAAGCATCTTCTAAAAACTGAGTACGTTGCTCAAGGGAAAACATATACTTCTTGTCTGCATTTACACCAATAGCCAGTATAATTTCATCAAAGACTGTTAGACCTCTCTCTATAATATCATAGTGACCTAATGTAAGTGGATCAAAAGATCCTGGAAAAACAGCTCTTCTCATAATTTTTCAATATTGATTACCAGACAAGTTAATTTAAATTTTTTTTATAGAAAATTGAATAGCTTTATCAAAAGCATCTGACAATGCTATGCCTGCAGCTTTAAATTGTCTAGGGATGATACTTTCCTTTGATAAACCTGGATTGGTATTAACTTCTACAAAATGAGGTTTTCCTTCATGAAAGATAAAGTCTATTCTGGCAATCCCTTTAAGATTAAGCAAATCATAAATAGCAGATGTTAATTGCTGTACCTCATCGGTTTGAACTTGACTTATTCTAGCTGGAACAATTTCTTGTGATTTACCGGAGTACTTAGCATCTAAACTAAAAAAATCTCCATCAGGCACAATTTCACAAACAGGCAATACCTTAATTCCATCTCCAAAATTGTAAACTCCTACAGAAACTTCTGTTCCACTTAAAAATGATTCTATCAATACTTCAGAGTCTTCTTTAAATGCCAGATCAATAGCTTGTTCTAAATCTCCTTCTTTATAAACCTTACTCACCCCAAAGCTCGACCCAGCTCTATTAGGCTTAACAAAACAAGGGTACCCTATTTGCATAGAAAGACTGTTCTTAAACTCCATAGATATGTTGTCACCTTTATTAACATACACAGATTTTGCCATAGGTACACCGTAGGGCTTTAAAACACTTAGCGTATCTCTCTTATTAAACGTCAATGCACTTTCGTAAAAGGCACAACTTGTTTGTGGTATTCCAATAAGTTCTAAGTATGCTTGTAACTTTCCATCCTCACCAGGTGTGCCGTGTATGGTATTATAACAAGATGAAAAAGAAATTTTTTCAGTATTTATGCCAACGCTAAAGTCGCTCTTATCTATATCATATTTATAACCGTCTACCACACAAAACCAACCCTCTTTCAATATATGAACTTCATAGACATTGTACTTCTTAGAGTCTAGTGCACTCATTACCGTGTCCCCGCTATTTAATGAGATCTCATACTCACTACCATAGCCGCCCATTAAAACTGCTATATTTTTTTTCTGCACTGTTGTAAATATTTAAAAAACAGGAAACAATCCTGCTTTACGAACGTTATGGTAAAAATAGCCTATCTATTTTATATATTTGCCCCCTTAACTACACCCTTTATGAGTTTTTTTAAATTCTTAGTAAGTAAAACATTTTTAGTGCAAGTTGTTCTTGCCATCGTGATTTTTGTAAGTCTCATTTTTTTTACAAAATGGTGGTTGAATAGTACGACTAATCATAATGAGCGTATTGCCGTTCCTAATGTAAAAGGGATGACTTTAGATCTGGTAGAACAAGAGTTGCAAAATGCAAAACTGCGTTATTATATTATTGACAGTGCTAATTATAATCCTGACTATCCTAGATATTCTGTAATTGATCAAGAACCTAATGCAGATAAGTTTGTCAAAGAAAACCGACAGATTTACCTAGTGCTCAATCCTTCAGGTTATCAGAAAATGACAATCCCGTCAGTAATTGGGAAGACTCGTAGACAAGCAGAACCTCAGCTTAAGGCGATGGGCTTCGAGATAGGGGCTATAACATATGTAGATTGGATTGGAAAAGATGAAGTACGTGATTTACGCCATAAGGGACGCAAAGTCAAAGCTGGTGATAGATTAGAGAAAACTTCTGTGATAGATCTTGTGTTAGGTAATGGCAAGGGAGATTA from Dokdonia sp. Hel_I_53 carries:
- a CDS encoding anthranilate synthase component II: MKKILVIDNYDSFVYNLVHYLEELDCIVTVKRNNKFHIEDCEHYDKILLSPGPGIPDEAGLLKDVIKTYAGKKPILGVCLGQQAIGEVFGGSLVNLENVFHGVATKVNICHSDTVLFKDLGSQIEVGRYHSWVVSAQDFPSVLEVTAVDENNQIMALRHREYDISAVQFHPESVLTPDGKKMIKNWVTH
- a CDS encoding D-alanine--D-alanine ligase gives rise to the protein MQKKNIAVLMGGYGSEYEISLNSGDTVMSALDSKKYNVYEVHILKEGWFCVVDGYKYDIDKSDFSVGINTEKISFSSCYNTIHGTPGEDGKLQAYLELIGIPQTSCAFYESALTFNKRDTLSVLKPYGVPMAKSVYVNKGDNISMEFKNSLSMQIGYPCFVKPNRAGSSFGVSKVYKEGDLEQAIDLAFKEDSEVLIESFLSGTEVSVGVYNFGDGIKVLPVCEIVPDGDFFSLDAKYSGKSQEIVPARISQVQTDEVQQLTSAIYDLLNLKGIARIDFIFHEGKPHFVEVNTNPGLSKESIIPRQFKAAGIALSDAFDKAIQFSIKKI
- the coaD gene encoding pantetheine-phosphate adenylyltransferase is translated as MRRAVFPGSFDPLTLGHYDIIERGLTVFDEIILAIGVNADKKYMFSLEQRTQFLEDAFKNEVKIKVMTYSGLTVDFCKEQDAEFILRGLRNPGDFEFEKAIAHTNRKLSKIETVFLLTSSGKSYISSSIVRDVIRNNGDYTELVPNSVRI
- the trpD gene encoding anthranilate phosphoribosyltransferase; this translates as MKEILNRLINHDRLTKSESREVLVNISEGKYNSNQISAFLTVYMMRSITVEELEGFRDALLGLCRAVDFSDYNAIDLCGTGGDGKNTFNISTLSSFVTAGAGVNVTKHGNYGVSSVSGSSNVMEHLGIKFSNDKNFLKRSMDEVGMCVLHAPLFHPAMKNVAPIRRELGVKTFFNMLGPMVNPAFPRNQLVGVFDLELARMYGYLYQKGGKNFTILHALDGYDEISLTGATKAITNHTELMLTPSDFGVEAHQQSDIYGGESVESSAKIFMKVISGKGTDAQNNVVCANAGMAIATVEGLTPKQGFEKAKETLLSGKAATKLRQLQKLSA
- the trpA gene encoding tryptophan synthase subunit alpha yields the protein MNRIQLKLKEDKKLLSLYFTAGYPKIEDTRTILSQLQDSGVDMVEIGLPFSDPLADGPTIQASSTKALQNGMTTEKLFSQLEGVRDEIHIPLIVMGYFNPMLQYGVEKFCKRCQEIGIDGIIMPDLPLAEYENNYKAIFEKYGLLNVFLITPQTSDGRIKAIDNASDGFIYMVSSASTTGGTDGFSNETATYFERIASMNLKNEQVVGFGISDAQSFQDATQYQKGAIIGSAFIKHITAHGASSVSDFVKQIR
- a CDS encoding phosphoribosylanthranilate isomerase; this translates as MKFNTKEVAVLQPDYLGFIFYEKSKRNFEDAEIPNLPKSIQKVGVFVDAEYAFAKANILAHNLDIIQLHGSESPLYIEELKNELKLAGKENLQWWKVFGIEDSFDFKKLFPYQKHVDAFLFDTKGKEKGGNGYTFDWSVLEDYNLQTPIVLSGGIGLDQIEGLKKILKTDLPITAIDVNSKFETKPGLKVIDDLKELKKLMDVNL
- the trpC gene encoding indole-3-glycerol phosphate synthase TrpC, with the translated sequence MDILERITIDKIREVALRKSMISISQLEASSLFERETVSLATAIKNGSGIIAEHKRRSPSKSVINNSLSVQDVALGYEDAGASGMSVLTDGKYFGGSLDDLVLARAATKFPLLRKEFIVNEYQILEAKAYGADAILLIAATLSRKQIEQFSTFAKELGLDVLCESHNEEELHNSLTETVDLIGINNRNLKTFEVSIDTSKELSKLIPEDFIKVSESGINSVAAIKELQPYGFKGFLIGENFMKTDNPGAAAQDFIKQL
- a CDS encoding PASTA domain-containing protein; protein product: MSFFKFLVSKTFLVQVVLAIVIFVSLIFFTKWWLNSTTNHNERIAVPNVKGMTLDLVEQELQNAKLRYYIIDSANYNPDYPRYSVIDQEPNADKFVKENRQIYLVLNPSGYQKMTIPSVIGKTRRQAEPQLKAMGFEIGAITYVDWIGKDEVRDLRHKGRKVKAGDRLEKTSVIDLVLGNGKGDYRDAISGDN
- the trpB gene encoding tryptophan synthase subunit beta, which encodes MNTLEKEKNYQVDEQGYYGDFGGAFIPEMLYPNVEELRSQYIQIMEEPSFQKEFKELLKDYVGRPTPLYFAERFSKKYGAKIYLKREDLCHTGAHKVNNTIGQILMAKRLGKNRIIAETGAGQHGVATATVCALMGLECVVYMGAIDIKRQAPNVARMKMLGATVKSAESGSKTLKDATNEAIRDWINNPVDTHYIIGSVVGPHPYPDMVARFQAVISEETKKQLLEKEGQENPDYVVACVGGGSNAAGLYYHYLNQPEVGIIAVEAAGKGVDSGESAATSALGREGIIHGSKTLLMQTDDGQITEPYSISAGLDYPGVGPMHANLYRSGRGEFISVTDEDAMKAGIELSKLEGIIPAIETSHALAIFETRKFKKDDVIVINLSGRGDKDLNTYIEYFNL